A window of Blastomonas sp. SL216 contains these coding sequences:
- a CDS encoding TonB-dependent receptor, giving the protein MAQAQDAQKDDSAPERDVIIVTATLRAADVQDIPIAVTAVSPDQLDRQNVQDIKSLTSISPSFNVQSSQTESQGTSIRIRGVGTTGNNTGLESSVGVFIDGVYQSRPGIALGDLLDLERLEILRGPQGTLFGRNTSAGALNITTQRPDLTEVKAFGNFTYGNYDFFNVQAGVSVPLVTDQLGLRISGAYRKRDGYLRSATVPGAESGNRDRYIVRAQLLWEPSPDVSVRLIGDYAKANENCCDAVIVRETELVPFFAFHGLPNSGVVASGPQALEQLRTNSQQFNNDTEQYGFSGELKWDIGPVQMTYIGSYRHFEASSDQESDFIGLNVFSSGAGQAAAPTTPSNGGPIRTMTHELRFQGSAFDDALDFLVGAYYSDEKIREIQTLTLGPDYQRAVSAGNFANAAGVNPLFALTALGNGGVPVNAAGNFAINQFRQDAESFSIFTHNVINFTDNLSLTLGARYVDEKKQGSFVQLAANSPACQAIVNGVITGAIPAALRAGALGLTCFPFATSTRITVPGTGGTVLASSIPGLPLPREYNLVFKDDELTYTAQVAYNSNNGFLAYAGFSHGFKSGGFNLDPAAAALGADPRFNSEKVDAYEAGIKTEFANGRIRANLAVFHMDMKDFQVLEFTGVQFQTFNVGAAKSTGVELEMFGQFESGISVNAAVTYADARYPRNCAAGVVGTAQTLATIRSLCGADLTNAPKFTGVFGITYDKEITDSGWKMLANFNINYSDDRRTSTSPLDTNGLPIPLDIQESYFKMNARLGFTTPDDRFSFELWGTNLNNEITRGITANTPLRGGAGTRSRIGFVEEPRMYGITVRAKY; this is encoded by the coding sequence TCCAGTCCTCGCAGACTGAAAGCCAGGGTACCTCGATCCGCATTCGCGGTGTCGGCACCACCGGCAACAACACGGGCCTCGAAAGCTCGGTCGGCGTCTTCATCGATGGCGTCTATCAGTCGCGCCCCGGCATCGCGCTGGGCGACCTTCTCGACCTTGAACGGCTGGAAATCCTGCGCGGCCCGCAGGGCACGCTGTTCGGCCGCAACACCTCGGCAGGCGCGCTCAACATTACCACCCAGCGTCCCGACCTCACCGAGGTCAAGGCGTTCGGCAATTTCACCTATGGCAACTACGACTTCTTCAACGTTCAGGCGGGCGTCAGCGTCCCGCTGGTCACCGACCAGCTCGGCCTGCGCATCTCGGGTGCCTATCGCAAGCGCGACGGCTATCTGCGCAGCGCCACCGTTCCCGGAGCGGAGAGCGGCAACCGTGACCGCTATATCGTCCGCGCACAGCTGCTCTGGGAGCCTTCGCCCGATGTCAGCGTCCGGCTGATCGGCGATTATGCCAAGGCGAATGAAAACTGCTGCGACGCGGTGATCGTGCGCGAGACCGAACTGGTGCCGTTCTTTGCGTTCCACGGCCTGCCCAATAGCGGTGTCGTGGCCTCTGGCCCGCAGGCACTCGAGCAGCTGCGGACCAACAGCCAGCAGTTCAACAACGATACCGAGCAATATGGTTTCTCGGGCGAGTTGAAATGGGACATCGGCCCTGTGCAGATGACCTATATCGGCTCGTATCGCCATTTCGAGGCTTCGTCGGATCAGGAATCCGATTTCATCGGCCTCAACGTGTTCAGCTCGGGTGCCGGCCAGGCGGCTGCACCGACCACGCCGAGCAATGGTGGCCCGATCCGCACCATGACGCATGAGCTCCGCTTCCAGGGCAGCGCGTTTGACGATGCGCTCGATTTCCTGGTCGGCGCCTATTATTCGGACGAGAAGATCCGCGAAATCCAGACGTTGACGCTGGGGCCCGATTATCAGCGGGCGGTCAGCGCCGGCAACTTCGCCAATGCCGCAGGGGTCAACCCGCTGTTTGCGCTCACCGCGCTGGGCAATGGCGGCGTGCCGGTCAACGCGGCGGGCAATTTCGCGATCAACCAGTTCCGCCAGGATGCGGAAAGCTTCTCGATCTTCACCCACAATGTCATCAACTTCACCGATAATCTCAGCCTCACGCTGGGTGCTCGCTATGTCGATGAAAAGAAGCAGGGCAGCTTCGTCCAACTCGCGGCCAATTCGCCCGCGTGTCAGGCGATCGTCAATGGCGTGATCACCGGTGCGATCCCGGCAGCGCTGCGGGCAGGGGCCCTGGGCCTCACCTGCTTCCCGTTCGCCACATCGACCCGCATCACCGTGCCCGGCACGGGTGGTACGGTCCTGGCAAGCTCGATCCCGGGCCTGCCCTTGCCGCGCGAATACAATCTGGTCTTCAAGGACGACGAGCTGACCTATACCGCGCAGGTCGCCTATAACAGCAACAACGGCTTCCTTGCCTATGCCGGCTTCAGCCATGGCTTCAAGTCGGGCGGCTTCAACCTCGACCCGGCTGCGGCCGCGCTGGGGGCCGATCCGCGCTTCAACTCGGAAAAGGTCGACGCCTACGAGGCGGGGATCAAGACCGAGTTCGCCAATGGCCGGATCCGCGCCAACCTGGCCGTGTTCCACATGGACATGAAGGACTTCCAGGTCCTCGAATTCACCGGGGTGCAGTTCCAGACCTTCAACGTCGGCGCTGCCAAATCGACCGGTGTCGAGCTAGAAATGTTCGGTCAGTTCGAATCGGGCATCTCGGTCAACGCTGCAGTGACCTATGCCGATGCCCGCTATCCGCGCAATTGCGCGGCAGGCGTGGTCGGTACGGCACAGACGCTGGCGACGATCCGCAGCCTGTGCGGTGCGGACCTGACCAACGCGCCGAAGTTCACCGGCGTGTTCGGCATCACCTATGACAAGGAGATCACCGACTCCGGATGGAAGATGCTGGCCAACTTCAACATCAACTATTCGGATGACCGCCGCACCAGCACCTCGCCGCTGGACACCAACGGCCTGCCGATCCCGCTCGACATCCAGGAAAGCTATTTCAAGATGAACGCACGGCTTGGCTTCACCACGCCGGACGACCGTTTCTCGTTTGAACTGTGGGGCACCAACCTGAACAACGAAATCACGCGCGGCATCACCGCCAACACCCCGCTGCGCGGCGGTGCGGGCACCCGTTCGCGCATCGGCTTTGTCGAAGAGCCGCGCATGTACGGCATCACCGTGCGTGCGAAATATTGA
- a CDS encoding type II secretion system F family protein, which yields MGFDVIFVATLLAAVATLAVLIAIYAATTVRDPMAKRVKALNERREQLKAGITASTAKKRAKIVHKNDTTDKMRSTLQSLRVLQDEQLKAAQQKLAQAGIRSKDVAVAIIFGRMVLPIALGGLAALLIYGLGVLVPDWTPMKKFGLFATILIGSYKAPDLFVQNMITKRTDAIRKGLPDALDLLVICAEAGLTVDAAFNRVAKELGRAYPELGDEFALTAIELAFLTERRQAFENLAYRVALDSVRGVVTTMIQTEKYGTPLASALRVLSAEFRNERMMRAEEKAARLPAIMTVPLILFILPTLFVVILGPAACSIADAFGKQ from the coding sequence ATGGGGTTCGACGTGATCTTCGTGGCGACGCTGCTCGCCGCGGTGGCGACGCTCGCCGTGCTGATTGCCATCTATGCCGCCACCACGGTGCGCGACCCGATGGCCAAGCGCGTCAAGGCGCTGAACGAGCGGCGCGAGCAGCTCAAGGCCGGGATCACCGCTTCTACCGCCAAGAAGCGCGCCAAGATCGTCCACAAGAACGATACCACCGACAAGATGCGCAGCACGCTGCAGTCGCTGCGCGTGCTGCAGGACGAGCAGCTCAAGGCCGCGCAGCAGAAGCTGGCCCAGGCAGGCATCCGGTCCAAGGACGTTGCGGTCGCGATCATCTTCGGCCGCATGGTGCTGCCGATCGCCCTGGGCGGGCTTGCAGCATTGCTGATCTATGGCCTGGGGGTGCTGGTGCCCGACTGGACGCCGATGAAGAAATTTGGCCTGTTCGCGACGATCCTGATCGGCAGCTACAAGGCGCCTGACCTGTTCGTGCAGAACATGATCACCAAGCGTACCGATGCGATCCGCAAGGGTCTGCCCGACGCGCTCGATCTGCTGGTGATCTGCGCCGAGGCCGGCCTCACCGTCGATGCGGCGTTCAACCGCGTCGCCAAGGAACTGGGCCGGGCCTATCCCGAACTGGGCGATGAATTCGCGCTCACCGCGATCGAGCTCGCCTTTCTCACCGAGCGGCGCCAGGCCTTCGAGAATCTCGCCTATCGCGTCGCGCTCGATTCGGTGCGCGGCGTGGTGACGACGATGATCCAGACCGAGAAATACGGTACGCCGCTCGCCTCTGCGCTGCGCGTGCTTTCGGCCGAATTCCGCAACGAGCGCATGATGCGCGCCGAGGAAAAGGCCGCGCGCCTGCCCGCGATCATGACTGTGCCGCTGATCCTGTTCATCCTGCCGACGCTGTTCGTCGTGATTCTTGGCCCTGCGGCCTGTTCGATCGCCGACGCCTTCGGCAAGCAATAA
- a CDS encoding type II secretion system F family protein: MDMVQTLLLAAGLASVFGLLAMALSGPSERKELQRRILAVRERYSENASAKVEAQMRKAIANRKPRFNQDGEELTKVQMLARRLAMTGKSWTVMQFGQVVIGLGLLVATAVYFRSGQVLMSLFIGSALGFGLPHMVVGHFIKRRLNQFTARFPDAIDLLVRGLRSGLPVTETLQVVAKEIPGPVGEEFKLVTERIKIGRSMEDALQESANRLQTPEFNFFCITLAIQRETGGNLAETLSNLGAVLRSRAQMKLKIRALSSESKASAYIVGSLPFLVFMMIWWVNPAYLAGFFVEERLMIAGLGGLVWMGIGVFIMAKMVSFEI, translated from the coding sequence ATGGATATGGTGCAGACATTGCTGTTGGCGGCGGGCCTTGCGAGCGTGTTCGGCCTGCTTGCCATGGCCTTGTCCGGCCCGTCCGAGCGCAAGGAGCTGCAGCGCCGCATCCTGGCGGTACGTGAGCGCTATAGCGAGAATGCCAGCGCCAAGGTCGAAGCGCAGATGCGCAAGGCGATTGCCAACCGCAAGCCGCGCTTCAATCAGGATGGCGAGGAGCTGACCAAGGTCCAGATGCTGGCGCGCCGCCTGGCGATGACCGGCAAGAGCTGGACCGTCATGCAGTTCGGCCAGGTGGTGATCGGCCTTGGCCTGCTGGTCGCAACGGCCGTGTATTTTCGCTCGGGCCAGGTGCTGATGAGCCTGTTCATCGGCTCTGCCCTGGGCTTTGGCCTGCCGCACATGGTCGTCGGCCATTTCATCAAGCGCCGCCTGAACCAGTTCACCGCGCGTTTCCCCGATGCGATCGACCTGCTGGTGCGCGGCCTGCGCTCCGGCCTTCCGGTCACCGAAACGCTGCAGGTCGTGGCCAAGGAAATCCCGGGCCCGGTCGGCGAGGAATTCAAGCTGGTGACCGAGCGGATCAAGATCGGCCGGTCGATGGAAGATGCGCTGCAGGAAAGCGCCAACCGGCTGCAGACGCCCGAGTTCAACTTCTTCTGCATCACCCTGGCGATCCAGCGCGAGACGGGCGGCAACCTTGCCGAGACGCTCTCCAACCTGGGAGCCGTGCTGCGTTCGCGCGCGCAGATGAAGCTGAAGATCCGAGCGCTGTCGTCTGAATCCAAGGCATCGGCCTATATCGTCGGCTCGTTGCCGTTTCTGGTGTTCATGATGATCTGGTGGGTCAACCCTGCCTATCTTGCCGGCTTCTTCGTCGAGGAACGGCTGATGATCGCCGGTCTGGGCGGCTTGGTCTGGATGGGCATCGGCGTGTTCATCATGGCCAAGATGGTCAGCTTCGAAATCTGA
- a CDS encoding P-loop NTPase: MNAPWKPGMTATRDPFAAFICDEPTLDIVRAMAINMGWPPEKCSKGGLRNAVQSLSITASPNILLVDLSESGDPLNDINALAEVCEPGTVVIAMGQVNDVRLYRDLIASGLHDYLLKPVGPDQIRDTILNAQAMLNAPKPGEVVTERAHVGIMVIGTRGGVGASTVATSLAWQLSKNAGRMTALLDLDLHFGTGALTMDLEPGRGLTDAIDNPSRIDGLFIERAMIKANDKLSILSAEAPISSPLITDGTAFFQLQEEFRHAFENTVVDLPRQMLIDYPHLVAETNIAVLVTELTLASARDAIRLLAWLKSNAPAARVLVVANKVQPAALEISRADFETTIERKIDFLIPADPKTAAQAAKLGQPFCEAGKSTKAGAVMKTLTDRCLGLVEEEAAAEKDAGGAKKSLLGKFGDFKSLLPSKPAKLAKTAKK; this comes from the coding sequence GTGAACGCGCCCTGGAAGCCTGGCATGACTGCCACCCGCGATCCGTTCGCGGCGTTCATCTGTGACGAACCGACGCTGGACATCGTGCGCGCCATGGCCATCAACATGGGCTGGCCGCCGGAAAAGTGCAGCAAGGGCGGCCTGCGCAACGCGGTGCAATCGCTCTCGATCACCGCAAGCCCCAACATCCTGCTGGTCGACCTGTCGGAATCGGGCGATCCGCTCAACGATATCAACGCGCTGGCCGAAGTGTGCGAGCCGGGCACCGTCGTGATCGCGATGGGCCAGGTCAATGACGTACGGCTGTACCGCGATCTCATCGCCAGCGGCCTGCACGACTATCTGCTCAAGCCCGTCGGGCCCGACCAGATCCGCGACACCATTCTGAACGCGCAAGCGATGCTGAATGCCCCCAAGCCGGGCGAAGTGGTCACCGAGCGTGCGCATGTCGGCATCATGGTGATCGGCACGCGTGGCGGCGTGGGCGCCTCCACCGTGGCCACCTCGCTCGCCTGGCAGCTGAGCAAGAATGCCGGGCGGATGACCGCGCTGCTCGACCTTGACCTGCATTTCGGCACCGGCGCGCTGACCATGGACCTGGAGCCTGGTCGCGGCCTGACCGATGCAATCGACAATCCCAGCCGCATCGACGGTCTGTTCATCGAACGCGCGATGATCAAGGCCAATGACAAGCTGTCGATCCTGTCGGCCGAAGCGCCGATCAGCTCGCCGTTGATCACCGATGGCACGGCCTTCTTCCAGTTGCAGGAAGAGTTCCGCCACGCCTTTGAGAACACCGTGGTCGATCTGCCGCGCCAGATGCTGATCGATTATCCGCATCTGGTCGCCGAAACGAACATCGCGGTGCTGGTCACCGAACTGACGCTGGCTTCGGCGCGCGATGCGATCCGGCTTCTGGCCTGGCTCAAGTCGAATGCGCCTGCGGCCCGGGTGCTGGTGGTGGCCAACAAGGTTCAGCCTGCCGCGCTGGAAATCAGCCGTGCGGACTTCGAGACCACGATCGAACGCAAGATCGATTTCCTGATCCCGGCCGATCCCAAGACGGCGGCGCAGGCTGCCAAGCTTGGCCAGCCGTTCTGTGAGGCAGGCAAGTCGACCAAGGCCGGCGCGGTGATGAAGACGCTGACCGATCGCTGCCTGGGCCTGGTCGAGGAAGAGGCTGCGGCGGAAAAGGATGCTGGCGGCGCGAAGAAATCGCTGCTCGGCAAGTTCGGTGATTTCAAATCGCTGCTGCCAAGCAAACCGGCCAAGCTGGCCAAGACTGCCAAGAAGTAA
- a CDS encoding CpaD family pilus assembly protein yields MRAYHAAIAAAAVLTLSGCGNMASNRSLESVHQPVVSRSNYTLDLNAQGGSLPTQEQRRLAEWFQAMDLGYGDRVSIDDPSGRNVVVKSAIEAAASRHGLLVNEIAPVTNGEIAPGTVRVVVTRSLAEVPGCPDWKSKLEMNYRNATSSNYGCAVNSNVAAMVANKEDLVRGEPGAPTDPTQRSNTVIKQYREAPPSGSGGLKQSGLQSGGSQ; encoded by the coding sequence ATGCGCGCCTATCATGCAGCAATCGCAGCAGCGGCCGTCCTGACCTTGTCGGGTTGTGGCAACATGGCCAGCAACCGCAGCCTGGAAAGCGTCCACCAGCCGGTGGTATCGCGGAGCAACTACACGCTGGACCTCAACGCGCAGGGCGGATCGCTGCCCACGCAGGAACAGCGCCGTCTGGCCGAATGGTTCCAGGCGATGGACCTGGGCTATGGTGACCGCGTGTCGATCGATGACCCCAGCGGTCGCAACGTCGTGGTCAAATCGGCGATCGAGGCCGCAGCCTCGCGCCACGGCCTGCTGGTGAACGAGATTGCCCCGGTGACAAATGGCGAGATCGCCCCCGGCACGGTTCGCGTGGTGGTAACCCGCAGCCTTGCCGAAGTGCCCGGCTGCCCCGACTGGAAGTCCAAGCTGGAAATGAACTATCGCAACGCCACCAGCAGCAATTACGGCTGCGCGGTGAACTCCAATGTTGCGGCGATGGTCGCCAACAAGGAAGATCTGGTGCGCGGCGAGCCCGGCGCGCCGACCGATCCGACCCAGCGGTCCAACACCGTCATCAAGCAGTATCGCGAAGCCCCGCCCTCCGGTTCGGGTGGCCTCAAGCAGAGCGGCCTGCAGTCAGGAGGATCGCAGTGA
- a CDS encoding type II and III secretion system protein family protein, giving the protein MRCSSFIKGALLSGVVAATASLAGPAPFIGGAANAQSATQRPAETLVLSIGRGQLIQLPGTMTDLFVADTSVADVQVKSSKQLYVFGKAGGETTLYASNAAGQVVYSATIRVGSNIDSIDQMLTLAMPDAKVRVSTLNGVVLLTGTVGAPEDSAEAERLVQAFVGDNVKVISRLQTATPMQVNLQVRIAEVSRSLVKEIGANLLTRDVTGGFQFGVGRASRNFATIRDTLDVTTLPRLDASAQFGLPAGSLSLPFNPATGQFVTGGTTTSFLNGIDGKTAIQAAGRLFGLDIASAFDLAEQVGLVTTLSQPNLTALSGETADFLAGGEFPIPINQGFGATTIEYRRFGVSLAYTPTVLANGRISMRVRPEVSELSSAGSVTLGGFQVPALTTRRAETTVELGSGESFMIAGLLSNNSQDLVDKAPGLGDMPVLGNLFKSSNFRKGETELVIVVTPYLVKPVNANEIKLPTDGFRTPDEAQRLINNQQSDGVSGGERPMPSVAPAEGGNAPEFGALPAQPRALPPSAAKPQRDARKGKTKDSGKPADIAAAPGFSFD; this is encoded by the coding sequence ATGCGTTGTTCCAGTTTCATCAAGGGTGCGCTGCTGTCGGGCGTCGTCGCTGCGACCGCATCGCTGGCGGGACCTGCACCGTTTATCGGTGGCGCCGCCAATGCCCAGTCGGCCACCCAGCGCCCGGCGGAAACGCTGGTGCTGTCGATCGGTCGTGGCCAGCTGATCCAGCTGCCCGGCACGATGACGGACCTCTTCGTCGCGGATACCAGCGTCGCCGACGTGCAGGTGAAGTCGTCCAAGCAGCTCTATGTCTTCGGCAAGGCCGGCGGCGAGACGACGCTTTACGCCAGCAATGCAGCAGGCCAGGTGGTCTATTCCGCGACGATCCGGGTCGGATCGAACATCGATTCGATCGACCAGATGCTGACGCTCGCCATGCCCGACGCCAAGGTGCGCGTCAGCACGCTGAACGGCGTGGTGCTGCTGACCGGCACCGTGGGCGCGCCCGAGGACAGCGCCGAGGCCGAGCGCCTGGTGCAGGCCTTTGTCGGTGATAACGTCAAGGTCATCAGCCGCCTGCAGACCGCCACCCCGATGCAGGTCAACCTGCAGGTGCGCATCGCCGAGGTCAGCCGCTCGCTGGTCAAGGAAATCGGCGCGAACCTCTTGACCCGCGATGTGACCGGCGGCTTCCAGTTCGGCGTCGGCCGTGCCTCGCGCAACTTTGCGACGATCCGCGACACGCTGGATGTGACCACGCTGCCGCGCCTTGACGCATCGGCGCAGTTCGGCCTGCCCGCCGGATCGCTGTCGCTGCCGTTCAATCCAGCCACCGGCCAGTTCGTCACTGGCGGCACCACCACCTCGTTCCTGAACGGGATTGACGGCAAGACCGCGATCCAGGCAGCGGGCCGCCTGTTCGGCCTCGATATCGCCAGCGCGTTCGATCTGGCGGAACAGGTCGGCCTGGTGACCACGCTGTCGCAGCCCAACCTCACCGCGTTGTCGGGCGAGACCGCAGACTTTCTGGCGGGCGGCGAATTTCCGATCCCGATTAACCAGGGCTTTGGTGCCACCACCATCGAATATCGCCGGTTCGGTGTGAGCCTGGCCTATACGCCGACCGTGCTCGCCAATGGCCGCATCTCGATGCGCGTCCGCCCCGAGGTGTCCGAACTGTCTTCGGCAGGCTCGGTCACGCTGGGCGGCTTCCAGGTGCCTGCGCTCACCACCCGCCGGGCCGAAACCACGGTCGAGCTGGGGTCGGGCGAGAGCTTCATGATTGCCGGGCTGCTCAGCAACAACTCGCAGGATCTGGTCGACAAGGCCCCGGGCCTGGGCGACATGCCGGTGCTGGGCAATCTGTTCAAGTCGTCGAACTTCCGCAAGGGCGAGACCGAGCTTGTGATCGTGGTGACACCGTATCTGGTGAAGCCGGTCAATGCCAACGAGATCAAGCTGCCGACCGATGGCTTCCGCACCCCCGATGAGGCGCAGCGGCTGATCAACAATCAGCAGTCCGATGGCGTTTCCGGCGGCGAACGGCCCATGCCGAGCGTCGCGCCTGCCGAGGGCGGCAATGCCCCCGAATTCGGTGCCCTGCCCGCCCAGCCGCGCGCCCTGCCGCCTTCTGCTGCCAAGCCGCAGCGTGATGCGCGCAAGGGCAAGACCAAGGACAGCGGCAAGCCTGCCGATATCGCCGCCGCCCCGGGCTTTTCGTTCGACTGA
- the cpaB gene encoding Flp pilus assembly protein CpaB gives MDKRKVILLVGALVIALCTAFLARSLFTGSAAPEVTAAPQQAVPTGPRVLVANRSLPVGTIITPDSVAFQPWPSELVSNAYFLEADSKIDSLLGTVVRNAVTAGQPVTQGSLVKPGDRGFLAAALGPGMRAVTVPVSARTGVAGFVFPGDRVDLVLTQTVGGDGEGPALNASETIIRNLRVLATDQRVTAENAEGKPEVIAFTTVTVEATPKLAEKIAVAQTIGTLSLSLRSIADNEAELERSMAAGDIKLPEGADRKTEDKLLKAFATRPVDTDPTYVTGGDVSRFQRRSVPSMGGSRRQSEYNGPAAPGGAPQQVIAPAAPPVPSGPVVRVARGNTVTEVPVGGK, from the coding sequence ATGGATAAACGAAAAGTCATCCTGCTTGTAGGGGCGCTCGTGATCGCGCTCTGCACGGCGTTTCTCGCCAGAAGCCTCTTCACAGGATCGGCCGCGCCCGAAGTGACGGCAGCGCCGCAACAGGCGGTTCCCACGGGGCCGCGCGTGCTTGTGGCCAACCGCTCGCTGCCCGTCGGCACCATCATCACGCCCGACAGTGTCGCCTTTCAGCCCTGGCCCAGCGAGCTGGTGAGCAACGCCTATTTCCTTGAAGCCGACTCCAAGATCGATTCCCTGCTTGGCACCGTGGTGCGCAACGCCGTCACCGCTGGCCAGCCGGTCACGCAAGGGTCGCTGGTCAAGCCCGGCGACCGCGGCTTCCTGGCAGCAGCGCTCGGCCCCGGCATGCGCGCGGTCACCGTGCCCGTTTCGGCACGCACCGGCGTTGCCGGCTTTGTCTTTCCCGGCGACCGGGTCGACCTGGTGCTGACCCAGACCGTGGGCGGCGATGGCGAAGGCCCGGCGCTCAATGCGTCCGAAACCATCATCCGCAACCTGCGCGTGCTCGCCACCGACCAGCGCGTGACGGCCGAAAATGCTGAGGGCAAGCCCGAAGTCATCGCCTTTACCACCGTGACGGTCGAAGCCACCCCCAAGCTGGCGGAGAAGATCGCGGTGGCCCAGACCATCGGCACGCTGAGCCTGTCGCTGCGTTCGATCGCCGATAACGAGGCGGAGCTGGAACGCTCGATGGCCGCCGGCGACATCAAGCTGCCCGAGGGCGCTGACCGCAAGACCGAGGACAAGCTGCTCAAGGCCTTTGCCACGCGCCCGGTCGATACCGACCCGACCTATGTCACCGGCGGCGATGTGTCGCGCTTCCAGCGCCGGTCTGTGCCCAGCATGGGCGGCAGCCGTCGCCAGAGCGAATATAACGGACCTGCAGCTCCCGGCGGAGCACCGCAACAGGTCATCGCCCCCGCCGCACCGCCGGTGCCGAGCGGACCGGTCGTGCGCGTCGCACGCGGAAACACAGTGACCGAAGTTCCGGTCGGAGGGAAATAA
- a CDS encoding prepilin peptidase: protein MENGPLVYGLLAGLAIALLRAAYTDIQRREIEDWLNAGIALAAPVFWWACGLSLWPDMALQLALGAGVFVFFALMFAIGAMGGGDVKLLGAIALWFPWVDMARITIIMSLIGAALTLIVLAEHKWKRRPGQPEVPYGVAIAIAALWPVGERFFNHFA, encoded by the coding sequence ATGGAAAACGGTCCTCTCGTCTACGGTCTGCTGGCTGGCTTGGCAATCGCGCTGTTGCGCGCGGCCTATACCGATATTCAGCGCCGCGAGATCGAGGATTGGCTGAATGCCGGGATCGCGCTGGCAGCGCCTGTTTTCTGGTGGGCGTGCGGGCTTTCGCTATGGCCGGACATGGCATTACAGCTGGCACTGGGCGCTGGCGTGTTCGTGTTCTTTGCACTGATGTTCGCCATCGGGGCAATGGGCGGCGGCGATGTGAAGCTGCTGGGCGCGATCGCGCTGTGGTTCCCCTGGGTCGATATGGCGCGGATCACGATCATCATGTCGCTGATCGGTGCAGCGCTGACGCTGATCGTCCTGGCCGAACACAAATGGAAGCGAAGACCCGGCCAGCCCGAGGTGCCTTATGGCGTTGCCATCGCAATTGCGGCGCTTTGGCCCGTTGGCGAACGGTTTTTTAACCATTTTGCCTGA
- a CDS encoding alpha/beta hydrolase encodes MTYQKVTIDRRAIPAGAVESRWTAADGWPLRRIDWKAEGHPRGSILFMPGRGDIYEKYLETLAHWQASGWNVTSADWRGQGGSGRMTEHQYVGHIQDFSQWIDDIGGFWAEWAVANPGPHVVVGHSMGGHLIARAIQEKRITPDAAVLSAPMLGLKGLGLPMSVGHMVTRMMRGLGKPERPAWKVSEKPASPLAIRQTLLTHDDDRYQDELWWWAERPEVVMGPASWHWVERAYESNMRLNAPGQWEKMTVPMMLIGTSADQLVDNKATIAAAARIPGAELLSFGREARHEVLREVDPIRDRILAAIDDFLARKLFAAQTEKAGAAA; translated from the coding sequence ATGACTTACCAAAAAGTAACCATTGACCGGCGCGCCATCCCGGCGGGCGCGGTGGAAAGTCGCTGGACGGCCGCCGATGGCTGGCCGCTGCGCCGCATCGACTGGAAGGCCGAAGGACACCCGCGCGGTTCGATCCTGTTCATGCCGGGCCGCGGCGACATTTACGAAAAATATCTGGAAACGCTGGCGCACTGGCAGGCGAGCGGCTGGAACGTGACCTCGGCCGACTGGCGCGGGCAGGGCGGCAGCGGCCGGATGACCGAGCATCAATATGTCGGCCATATCCAGGATTTCAGCCAGTGGATTGACGATATCGGCGGTTTCTGGGCCGAATGGGCGGTGGCCAATCCCGGCCCGCACGTCGTCGTCGGCCATTCGATGGGCGGGCATCTGATCGCACGCGCCATTCAGGAAAAGCGGATCACGCCCGATGCTGCGGTGCTGAGCGCGCCGATGCTGGGCCTCAAGGGGCTGGGCCTGCCGATGTCGGTCGGCCATATGGTCACGCGGATGATGCGCGGCCTGGGCAAGCCGGAACGCCCTGCCTGGAAGGTCAGCGAAAAGCCCGCATCGCCGCTGGCGATCCGCCAGACGCTGCTGACGCATGATGACGACCGCTATCAGGACGAACTGTGGTGGTGGGCCGAGCGGCCCGAGGTCGTGATGGGCCCAGCAAGCTGGCACTGGGTCGAGCGTGCCTATGAATCGAACATGCGGCTGAACGCGCCTGGCCAGTGGGAAAAGATGACCGTGCCGATGATGCTGATCGGCACCAGCGCCGACCAGCTGGTCGACAACAAGGCGACCATCGCCGCCGCCGCGCGCATTCCGGGCGCCGAGCTGCTGAGCTTCGGGCGCGAGGCGCGGCACGAGGTATTGCGCGAGGTCGATCCGATCCGCGACCGGATCCTCGCGGCGATCGACGATTTCCTGGCGCGCAAGCTGTTCGCCGCGCAGACCGAAAAGGCCGGGGCCGCCGCCTGA